In Streptomyces puniciscabiei, a single genomic region encodes these proteins:
- a CDS encoding MarR family winged helix-turn-helix transcriptional regulator: protein MADTAPDLTEPTLEEQIAAYQREFRDLDPQVEKIVSALSRLNRRMNVAYGRQTAALGISNAEWEVLKALVLSGAPYRMGPSDLAKRLGLTPAAMTHRIDRMVSEGLVTRERDESNRVRVIVELTPEGREKWLEAMRLATVFEEDLLQDLTPAERAVLGEVLTRLLIRVEHAQPDAGGRLSDLD, encoded by the coding sequence ATGGCCGACACAGCCCCCGACCTGACAGAGCCGACGCTCGAAGAGCAGATCGCCGCCTACCAGCGCGAGTTCCGGGACCTGGACCCGCAGGTCGAGAAGATCGTGTCGGCGCTGTCCCGGCTCAACCGCCGGATGAACGTCGCCTACGGCCGCCAGACCGCCGCCCTCGGCATCAGCAACGCCGAGTGGGAGGTACTCAAGGCGCTGGTCCTCTCCGGCGCCCCGTACCGCATGGGCCCGAGCGACCTCGCCAAGCGGCTCGGCCTCACCCCGGCCGCGATGACCCACCGGATCGACCGCATGGTTTCCGAGGGACTGGTCACCCGGGAGCGGGACGAATCCAACCGAGTACGGGTCATCGTCGAGCTGACCCCGGAGGGGCGGGAGAAGTGGCTGGAGGCCATGCGCCTGGCGACCGTCTTCGAGGAGGACCTGCTCCAGGACCTCACGCCGGCGGAGCGCGCGGTCCTGGGCGAGGTCCTGACCAGGCTCCTGATCAGGGTGGAGCACGCTCAGCCGGACGCCGGCGGCCGGCTCAGCGACCTCGACTGA